A stretch of DNA from Oceanispirochaeta sp. M1:
GTTCCAGCCCTGTTTGGCGGCTGGGAGCATAATCCAAGAATGCTGCCCTTCGGACCATCCGAAATAAACACTGTTGCCATCATATCAGGTGGCGGTACTCATGAAGTGAGTGATGCCATAAAAGAGGGAGTGGATCTCTATATTACCGGAGACTCCTCTCATCAGATTTACCATCAATCTCTGGAAGCCGGAATCAATGTCCTCTTTGGAGGTCACTACCTGACGGAACTGACTGGAGTTCAGTCCATACAGAAAAAGGTTGAGGAAGAGCTTAAACTGGAAACAATTTTCATTGATGTTCCAACAGGTCTTTGATATGGTAGGTGACATGAGTGATACAACAGCTTTCCCCGACGGGACTGCTTCCAATAGGAAAACCTTAATGAAGCCTTTTATTCTGACCATTCTGCTGATAATTGCAGATCAGATTACCAAGCTTCTGGTAATAGCAAAAATTCCATACAGAACAATTGCTTTTACCATGTGGAATGATTTTTTCAGATTGATTCACGTAAGGAATACAGGTGTAGCTTTCAGTATGGGTGATTCTCTGCCTCTGGCTTTCAGGAAGGGGCTTTTTATTCTCCTGCCTCTGATTGCCATGACAGTTCTTGTGGTTTATATCGTAAGAAGCAGAGAGGAGACAGTTTTTCAGAAATACTGTCTTGCCGGAATTCTAGGTGGCGGTCTGGGAAATCAGATTGATAGAATCTTCCGTCCCGAGGGTGTTGTGGATTTTCTGGATTTTCGTTTTTACGGACTTTTCGGAATGGAGCGCTGGCCCACATTTAATATTGCAGACGCATCAGTTGTTGTTTTCGGAATCCTCCTGTTCATATCGTTCTGGGGGAAGGAGAAAGAAAAGAAATGAATAAGAAATTGAATACCATACTTTTTATGTTAGGTGGAACCGTACTCAATGTAGTTCTAATGTTGGGGCTTTTTGTTTTGTTCCTCTTTTTAGGGAACAAGGTGCTGACACCCGAAACCGGCAGCAATGTTAAAATGCTGATATTCCTGCTGATTATCGGATTTTCTGTAGTAGGGTCTTTTTTCCTCTACTCCAAAATCATTAAAGCTATTACGAAAAAGTGGAATCTGGAGGACTATATGCATCCTATCTTTTCAAGCAAAAAGCGTAGATAAATTTCAGTAGCCGTCCGAGGCCGCTCTGTTCATATCTTTTTTATATAGCTCGTTATAAACAAAACCTCTTTTTCTCAGATTATCTTTTAGATCCTGAGGAAAGGGGATGTCTCTCCAGAATATACCCCGGGCTTCCTTGTCCAGTTTCTGAACCCCTTCACCCTCTTTTGTTATCCATAGAATATAGTCTTCGATGAATTTCAGACGTACATCTCCTCTGAGCTTCTTGTCTGAAAAATACTGGTAATAATGACCCGTCAGTCCCTCTTCCATCCAGTAATGCTGAGCTTTTTCCTTTGAAACCTGCCATCTCAGATCCGCAACTGCTGTCAGAACAGCTATTTTAAGATCTTTTGGGAATATGGGTATGGCAACACGGCCGCGGCTTGTGGCTCTATTATATCGCTCAAAAGGTTCCCAGCAGATTCCTCTGTCACCGTAACAGGGGATAAGTATTATATGGGGAACTATTCGGTTTGTTTTTTGACGAAATGTTCTTTTGAAAACACCTTCATCCAGTTTTTCAATCTCCATAAGCAACTTGATGACATTTTCTCTGGTTGCGATGGACTGAAGACGGGAGCTGAAGAACTGATTCATCAGTATGGGGAAGTGGTTTCCCTGACGACCTACACAGAGTTTGGCCATCTGTCTGATGCTGCCTCCCTCCTTCTGGAGTTCCGATGGAGCTACCTCTGCAATGGCACCGCTCTCTTTGGCCTTTTTTCTCAGCTTCTTGAAATCCTGATCCGCCTTGTTGAGCTGATCATAATGAATACTCATATCCTTATGGAGAGAAGAAAGCTCTCTCAGGGTATTTATCATATCACCTATGTTTTTGCTCTGTCCTACGGAATAGAGACTTTCAAGTTCGCTGAACACCGAATTTCTGGTATGTTTCTTCAGATCATTCAGACGGTTCTGCAGCTGCTCCTCAATCAATTTTCTCCTTTTCTGGAGATTTCCCAGGGTTCCAAGGTGTGCCTCACGGCTTCCTTTGGATTTATCCAGCTGCATTTTGACCTTCTGGTCACCTGATCTTTTAGTTGGTTTCAGGTCGTCAGTCGCAAGAGGTGAAACCATGCCGGAGGCAACTTTTTCCAGCCACTCATCCACATAATAGATGGGTTCCCCGGTTTCATTCTTTTCGATGATGCTCCCCAGCATTTTACGCTGCTCAGCAGAAACTATATTAGGTAGAAGCAGTCCGTAGCGGAGAACACCTCTTTTGGGTTCAACCTGAAGCTTCATTATTCTGGAAGATATAATGCCGTAAAGTTCCCAGTACTGACCTATCAGTCTTGTTCTGAATTTAAGTTTTTCTTTGGGATCTGTGGCTTTGAGAAACTGGGAAATATTTTCATGGATGTTATGAGCCAGTTCTCCTTCACCGTTTAATATGGATTTATAGTAGTTAGGATTTGAATAAAGAGGATTAGATTCCTGACTCTCTTTTTCAGGAAGCAGGAAGCCCTCCCTGCTGATGTCTTCTTCAAGGATTGAGCTTTCCGTAATTTCTTCGGCTGCACCATCGTTGAAGAGGTTCTCATAATCAGGAGTTTCTACGTCTGTAGAGTCATCAATACCGAGCAAAGAAGCAATTTCCGGATCAATATCACCGGAAAAAATGTCGTTGTTCCCCATGTCTTATCCCTATTGTTGTAAAAAAAAAGAGCTGAACTTCACTGTGATTACAGAAAAGATTCAGCTCAATAATGGAGGTGGTGGGAATCGAACCCATGACCTCGTGAATGCCATTCACGCGCTCTAGCCAACTGAGCTACACCCCCGTAAAACGTAACGCCATCTTAATGACTTAGCTGAAAGCTGTCAATATATTCTATAAAATTAAATTTATTGTATTCTTGGCGATCCGTCAATATAATAATGAGTGATGATCACAATAGATCCCAAAGAAATTCCACATTCTCTAAATGAGGGACTCAAGAAAGTGATTCAGGGGCAGGATGAACTGATCCGTCTCTTCTGTGCCGCTATCCTGGCAGGTGGTCATGTCCTCCTTGAAGGGCTGCCCGGGACGGGTAAAACAACCCTGGCTCAGACCCTTTCAGCATTGATAGATTTATCTGATTTCTCAAGAATACAGTTTACCCCTGATCTGCTTCCCTATGATATTACCGGAGTGGATGTGTGGAATAGAGAAGAGTCAAATTTCGAATTTCGACCGGGCCCTGTTTTTACACATATTCTGCTTGCCGATGAGATAAACAGAACAACCCCTAAGGTCCAGTCGGCTCTCCTCGAGGTGATGGCGGAACAACAGGTGTCTCTTGGTGGTAAAACCTATCCCCTGAAAGATTTTTTTCTGGTCCTTGCTACTCAGAACCCATTGGATCATGAAGGGACCTACCCCCTTCCCGAGGCACAGAAAGACCGATTTATGATCCGTCTCAAGCCATCTTATCCTGATGAAGATTCAGAACTGTCCATACTGAAATCAGATCCTTCTCATACAATACTTCCGGAACTTCAGCCGGTCTGCACTCTTTCCAGCTTTATGAAATGCAAGGATGCTGCAGCGGGAGTTTTCTGTGAAGAGAGTCTTATGAAGACTATTATCAGAATCTGCGCAGCAACAAGAAATTCTCAGGACCTTTATGCGGGAGTCTCCCCGCGTGGCGCGCTTATGCTTCTTGCTGCCTGCAGGGGACTCGCCTTTGTGTCCGGCAGGGATTTTGTGACAGATCAGGATATACGGGATATGGCAGTTCCTGTATTGGCCCACAGAGTTAGTACTGTGTCCAGTGACCTGGATGCCGGCGAACTGATTACAACGATCAGCCGGAAGGAGT
This window harbors:
- the lspA gene encoding signal peptidase II codes for the protein MSDTTAFPDGTASNRKTLMKPFILTILLIIADQITKLLVIAKIPYRTIAFTMWNDFFRLIHVRNTGVAFSMGDSLPLAFRKGLFILLPLIAMTVLVVYIVRSREETVFQKYCLAGILGGGLGNQIDRIFRPEGVVDFLDFRFYGLFGMERWPTFNIADASVVVFGILLFISFWGKEKEKK
- a CDS encoding leader peptide processing enzyme, which codes for MNKKLNTILFMLGGTVLNVVLMLGLFVLFLFLGNKVLTPETGSNVKMLIFLLIIGFSVVGSFFLYSKIIKAITKKWNLEDYMHPIFSSKKRR
- a CDS encoding MoxR family ATPase: MITIDPKEIPHSLNEGLKKVIQGQDELIRLFCAAILAGGHVLLEGLPGTGKTTLAQTLSALIDLSDFSRIQFTPDLLPYDITGVDVWNREESNFEFRPGPVFTHILLADEINRTTPKVQSALLEVMAEQQVSLGGKTYPLKDFFLVLATQNPLDHEGTYPLPEAQKDRFMIRLKPSYPDEDSELSILKSDPSHTILPELQPVCTLSSFMKCKDAAAGVFCEESLMKTIIRICAATRNSQDLYAGVSPRGALMLLAACRGLAFVSGRDFVTDQDIRDMAVPVLAHRVSTVSSDLDAGELITTISRKECDGLL